The following are encoded in a window of Pseudomonas sp. JQ170C genomic DNA:
- a CDS encoding LuxR C-terminal-related transcriptional regulator, whose product MTDPARQLQDLERLAFQVSPAPQVITGNRRMLDLNEAFQSLFGYERDELMGKLILKLYPSQADYQAIGERSLSWLRHARNGAYSDERFMQHHSGEVFWARANGYTLTPDDPFQLMVWHFERMDRVFRPTVNLTPREREISAHIVNGLTCKEIGRKLDISHRTVEVHRARLMKKLDAKNSAELVSRIIVLN is encoded by the coding sequence ATGACCGACCCAGCCCGACAACTGCAAGACCTTGAGCGCCTGGCCTTCCAGGTGTCGCCCGCGCCGCAAGTCATCACCGGCAACCGCCGCATGCTCGACCTCAATGAAGCCTTCCAGAGCCTGTTCGGCTACGAGCGTGACGAACTGATGGGCAAGCTGATCCTCAAGCTCTACCCGTCACAGGCCGACTACCAGGCCATCGGCGAACGCAGCCTGAGCTGGCTGCGTCACGCCAGGAACGGTGCCTACTCCGACGAGCGCTTCATGCAGCATCACAGTGGCGAAGTCTTTTGGGCCCGCGCCAACGGCTACACCCTGACCCCGGACGATCCCTTTCAGCTGATGGTGTGGCATTTCGAGCGCATGGACCGGGTGTTCAGGCCGACCGTCAACCTCACGCCCAGGGAACGGGAAATATCGGCGCATATCGTCAATGGGCTGACGTGCAAGGAAATTGGCCGCAAGCTGGATATTTCGCACCGGACGGTGGAAGTGCACCGGGCGCGATTGATGAAGAAGCTTGACGCGAAAAACAGTGCGGAACTGGTGTCGCGAATTATTGTGTTGAACTGA
- a CDS encoding helix-hairpin-helix domain-containing protein, producing the protein MPFPPNERTALLALKGVGPTVITRLEQMGIETLAELSKSNVGDILAQASAAVGSTCWKNSPQARAAITAAVELARGSAG; encoded by the coding sequence ATGCCATTTCCACCGAACGAGCGAACCGCGCTGCTGGCACTCAAAGGCGTAGGGCCCACCGTCATCACCCGACTTGAACAGATGGGCATCGAAACCCTGGCTGAGCTGAGTAAATCGAATGTCGGCGACATCCTGGCTCAAGCCTCAGCTGCGGTGGGATCAACTTGCTGGAAGAACAGCCCGCAAGCCCGAGCGGCCATCACTGCGGCGGTTGAGCTTGCCAGGGGGTCGGCTGGGTAA
- a CDS encoding S1C family serine protease codes for MAIASCFTGLSGCATDGAVGELAAMGMLVGGAASGDSGLLMAGVAGYAGVMIVEPLLSESSETETGYSTYPPSAVPSTTPTVPATPPVTAATLIAAEVPDAYRNESCEYLEVALVFAHERLEGRKKVNDVQGQQIAQARIAARSKALSDKKCPPSSWVGGRIGISMDNVDPRYVATYNIPAEGAMVIMVSPNSAAEKAGIKVGDIIVAVNDKPVRNAIDLRTMLGHAPIGSVNNLQVRRDTKLLVASAQMGGPAVPLPIVPVSASTPPATAVAQAPLAPPDKPSSTSNYCYAYLTIGEERGSTCSPVVKIDDTDRTGSVFQTRLNSYVAKVKQSQPSIWGDFEYAETIQMHNAFIYQMKPKGSPEASKQDAGLICYASRADADAQLKQSQKNDSSLKIVGWP; via the coding sequence ATGGCTATTGCCTCCTGCTTTACAGGTCTCAGCGGCTGCGCTACTGATGGGGCTGTTGGGGAACTTGCCGCGATGGGCATGTTGGTGGGTGGGGCAGCGAGCGGTGATTCGGGCCTGTTGATGGCCGGGGTAGCGGGTTACGCTGGCGTCATGATTGTTGAACCACTCCTTTCTGAATCTTCGGAAACGGAAACAGGCTATTCAACTTATCCGCCGTCGGCAGTTCCCTCTACAACGCCAACTGTGCCTGCTACGCCTCCTGTGACCGCTGCCACTCTGATCGCTGCAGAGGTGCCCGATGCTTACCGTAACGAATCCTGCGAATACCTTGAAGTTGCCCTCGTATTTGCCCATGAGCGCCTGGAGGGTAGAAAAAAGGTAAATGACGTTCAGGGCCAACAGATAGCTCAAGCCCGAATCGCAGCACGAAGCAAAGCACTGAGCGATAAAAAGTGTCCTCCTTCCAGCTGGGTGGGTGGTCGTATTGGCATCAGCATGGATAACGTAGACCCCCGCTATGTGGCGACCTACAACATCCCCGCTGAAGGCGCGATGGTTATTATGGTGAGTCCAAATAGCGCGGCGGAAAAAGCTGGAATCAAGGTCGGCGATATCATCGTCGCCGTTAACGACAAGCCGGTCAGGAACGCCATCGACCTGCGCACAATGCTAGGCCATGCACCTATTGGGTCGGTGAATAACCTGCAAGTAAGGCGTGATACGAAACTTCTGGTAGCGAGTGCCCAGATGGGAGGCCCTGCTGTACCGCTGCCCATAGTCCCCGTTTCCGCCTCAACACCCCCAGCAACAGCGGTAGCCCAGGCACCTCTCGCACCTCCAGACAAACCTTCGAGCACATCAAATTACTGCTACGCATACCTGACAATCGGAGAAGAGCGCGGCTCAACTTGCAGCCCCGTGGTCAAGATTGACGATACCGATCGGACTGGCTCTGTATTTCAAACACGGTTGAACAGTTATGTGGCAAAAGTGAAGCAATCCCAACCTAGCATTTGGGGGGATTTTGAGTATGCAGAGACGATTCAGATGCACAACGCATTCATCTATCAAATGAAGCCAAAAGGCAGCCCTGAGGCGTCAAAACAAGATGCGGGGCTGATTTGCTACGCGTCTCGAGCCGATGCAGATGCCCAACTGAAGCAGTCGCAAAAAAATGATTCGTCCCTGAAAATCGTGGGTTGGCCGTAA